The Pecten maximus chromosome 11, xPecMax1.1, whole genome shotgun sequence genome has a segment encoding these proteins:
- the LOC117338557 gene encoding uncharacterized protein LOC117338557, which yields MENVRLSLLESIHKLELPNRQKTIYKRYGKPPYSYAGMIIVAIMTSPNRMLSLSQIHEYLRNMFDFFQQPYMGWKDSVRHNLSHCKCFVKGGKTPDGRNNLWTVDMSEVTPSLFRRQQTAIAKDGNYAEDLHDELQIPRIDIPFFNYSRGAPSKSTSERSSSTATANGPTADSSEVKDVPTLIGSHGDQAFASSTAISSTDGHASTYNGPPTPVLYRLPSGKSANSPIVLNSPDKGNFTVVRPSSVLSSASSMVLRSLSEHSSQCDSPAFSDVTEPRTPDPTESDMSGFRPINEDLRSGWITPIGQVRDGSDLTRGASCLSDVSPSWSECSASRRVPKRKQIRHRPRVRKAMRTETPMTPAIQTERAFSEKTYADLQTLVTQSSSRWEISIDKAIGNLQDLCQPDAKHTAFPDTVQTSEDQFHSGSDIQTTFVTGDGSSYFQAGNIGDGEIGTPNQTYHILGSDRYDHTYSSPERDSSAIPHHQLQTSDTPTIETLGFGTGPTPAVDEDTGSLEEFANCALWYGLLS from the coding sequence ATGGAGAACGTTCGGCTGTCTCTTCTGGAAAGTATCCATAAACTGGAGCTGCCTAACAGGCAAAAAACTATCTACAAAAGATACGGAAAACCTCCCTATTCTTATGCCGGGATGATTATCGTCGCCATTATGACGTCACCAAACCGGATGCTGAGTCTGAGCCAGATACATGAATACCTGAGGAATATGTTTGACTTTTTCCAGCAGCCGTACATGGGATGGAAGGACTCAGTACGCCACAACTTGTCTCACTGCAAGTGTTTTGTGAAGGGAGGGAAAACACCTGACGGAAGGAACAACTTATGGACTGTCGACATGTCCGAGGTGACTCCTAGCCTGTTTCGACGTCAACAGACCGCCATTGCCAAGGACGGTAACTATGCAGAGGACCTTCACGATGAACTCCAGATACCGCGGATAGACATTCCCTTCTTCAATTACTCCCGAGGTGCTCCGTCAAAGTCCACATCCGAACGTTCGTCCTCTACCGCAACTGCAAACGGACCTACCGCTGACAGTTCAGAAGTCAAGGACGTTCCTACACTAATTGGTAGCCATGGAGATCAAGCGTTTGCATCTTCTACAGCCATTTCATCGACGGATGGTCACGCCTCCACTTATAACGGACCTCCAACGCCAGTGTTGTATCGTTTGCCATCGGGAAAGTCTGCCAACAGCCCTATCGTTCTCAACAGTCCAGACAAAGGAAATTTCACagttgtccgtccgtcgtccgtttTGTCCTCCGCGTCGTCCATGGTCCTCAGATCCCTCAGTGAACATTCTAGTCAGTGTGACTCGCCTGCGTTCTCCGACGTCACAGAACCTCGGACTCCCGACCCGACGGAAAGTGATATGAGCGGCTTCCGACCCATCAACGAAGACCTAAGATCAGGTTGGATAACACCCATCGGCCAGGTTCGGGATGGCTCCGATTTGACCCGCGGCGCTTCTTGTTTGTCGGACGTGTCGCCATCTTGGAGTGAGTGTTCAGCATCAAGGAGGGTTCCCAAGAGGAAACAGATCCGCCACAGACCTAGGGTTCGTAAGGCCATGAGGACGGAAACACCCATGACACCTGCCATTCAGACCGAGCGTGCTTTCTCAGAGAAGACGTATGCGGATCTGCAGACGTTAGTGACTCAGTCATCTAGCAGGTGGGAGATATCTATCGACAAAGCTATCGGCAATCTGCAAGACCTCTGTCAGCCTGATGCCAAACACACTGCCTTCCCGGACACAGTCCAGACTTCAGAAGACCAGTTCCATTCCGGCAGTGATATCCAGACGACGTTCGTGACTGGAGATGGTAGCAGCTATTTCCAGGCAGGGAATATCGGTGACGGAGAGATAGGCACACCTAACCAGACTTACCATATCCTCGGGTCTGATCGATATGACCACACCTACTCCAGTCCAGAACGCGATAGCTCTGCGATCCCACATCATCAACTTCAGACCAGTGACACCCCGACAATTGAGACACTTGGATTCGGCACTGGACCGACTCCGGCGGTGGATGAGGATACAGGGTCTCTGGAGGAGTTCGCGAACTGTGCACTCTGGTACGGCCTGCTGAGTTAA